ATCTAAAAAAAAATATCCAACTACCATTTCTATTTTCTATTTGAATAATTTCAGCAGTTGTATCTACATGTCCTTGTACTACATGTCCATTTAATCTTTCAAACATCATTAATCCTCTTTCTAGATTTACTTCATCTTTAATTTTTAAAAAATTTAAATTAGTACATAAAAAAGTTTCTTCAGAAGCTATAACTGAATAAGTTTTTTCATTAATATCTATAATAGTAAAACATATTCCATTATGACAAACACTTTCATTTATTCTAATTTCATCTAAAAATGGATTAATGAAAGTAATACAAAGATTATTTTTATCACGATTGAATTGATATACTTTTGTTGTACATTCTACAATACCAGTAA
This genomic window from Blattabacterium cuenoti contains:
- a CDS encoding riboflavin synthase; translated protein: MFTGIVECTTKVYQFNRDKNNLCITFINPFLDEIRINESVCHNGICFTIIDINEKTYSVIASEETFLCTNLNFLKIKDEVNLERGLMMFERLNGHVVQGHVDTTAEIIQIENRNGSWIFFFRSKKKLNHTVVEKGSIAINGISLTIRTCNHYIFSVSIIPYTYKKTNFNLMKVGDIVNVEFDILGKYISKYISNYNDMFILK